From a region of the Streptomyces sp. NBC_01454 genome:
- a CDS encoding putative leader peptide — protein MSRAGIALVSRRHVDLGRMSSAICRAG, from the coding sequence ATGTCTCGAGCTGGAATTGCCTTGGTGAGTCGGCGGCACGTCGACCTCGGCCGCATGTCCAGCGCCATTTGTCGGGCGGGCTGA
- a CDS encoding nitrite/sulfite reductase has product MAATPESPAAATTRRKAGRHRGEGQWAVGHYTPLNGNEQFKKDDDGLNVRTRIETIYSKAGFDSIDPTDLRGRMRWWGLYTQRKPGIDGGKTAILEPEELDDKHFMLRVRVDGGRLSVAQLRAIGEVSEEYARGTADITDRQNIQLHWIRIEDVPAIWEKLEAVGLSTTEACGDCPRVIIGSPVAGIAADEIIDGTPAVEEIHERYIGSKEFSNLPRKFKTAISGSPVQDVVHEINDVAFVGVVHPEHGPGFDLWVGGGLSTNPKLAQRLGTWVPLDEVADVWAGVVGIFRDYGYRRLRNRARLKFLMADWGPEKFRQVLEDEYLERKLTDGPAPEEPLSRWRDHIGVHQQQDGRFYVGFAPRVGRVDGTTLTKIAELAATHGSDRLRTTVEQKMLILDVAQDQVDSLVAGLEALDFQVTPSPFRRGTMACTGIEFCKLAIVETKGRGSWLIDELERRMPDFQEPVTINLNGCPNACARIQVADIGLKGQLVLDDEGNQVEGYQVHLGGALGLEPGFGRKVRGLKVTADELPDYVERVLRAFEAQRTDGERFAQWAARAEEGALK; this is encoded by the coding sequence ATGGCCGCCACCCCGGAATCGCCCGCAGCTGCCACGACCCGCCGCAAGGCCGGCCGCCACCGCGGCGAGGGCCAGTGGGCCGTGGGCCACTACACCCCGCTGAACGGCAACGAGCAGTTCAAGAAGGACGACGACGGTCTCAATGTGCGGACACGCATTGAGACGATCTACTCCAAGGCCGGATTCGACTCCATCGACCCCACCGACCTGCGCGGACGGATGCGTTGGTGGGGCCTGTACACCCAGCGCAAGCCCGGGATCGACGGCGGCAAGACCGCGATCCTGGAGCCCGAGGAGCTGGACGACAAGCACTTCATGCTGCGGGTGCGCGTGGACGGCGGACGGCTGAGCGTGGCCCAGCTGCGCGCCATCGGCGAGGTCTCCGAGGAGTACGCCCGCGGCACCGCGGACATCACCGACCGGCAGAACATCCAGCTGCACTGGATCCGCATCGAGGACGTCCCCGCCATCTGGGAGAAGCTGGAGGCCGTGGGCCTGTCCACGACCGAGGCCTGCGGCGACTGCCCGCGCGTGATCATCGGCTCCCCGGTGGCCGGCATCGCGGCGGACGAGATCATCGACGGCACGCCGGCCGTCGAGGAGATCCACGAGCGCTACATCGGCAGCAAGGAATTCTCCAACCTGCCGCGGAAATTCAAGACGGCGATCTCCGGCTCGCCCGTCCAGGACGTGGTCCACGAGATCAACGACGTGGCCTTCGTCGGCGTCGTCCACCCCGAGCACGGCCCCGGCTTCGACCTCTGGGTCGGCGGCGGCCTGTCCACCAACCCGAAGCTGGCCCAGCGCCTGGGCACCTGGGTGCCGCTGGACGAGGTCGCCGACGTGTGGGCCGGCGTCGTCGGCATCTTCCGCGACTACGGCTACCGCCGCCTGCGCAACCGCGCCCGGCTGAAGTTCCTGATGGCCGACTGGGGCCCGGAGAAGTTCCGCCAGGTGCTGGAGGACGAGTACCTCGAGCGCAAGCTGACCGACGGGCCCGCGCCCGAGGAGCCGCTCTCCCGCTGGCGCGACCACATCGGGGTGCACCAGCAGCAGGACGGCCGCTTCTACGTGGGCTTCGCCCCGCGCGTCGGCCGGGTCGACGGCACCACCCTGACCAAGATCGCCGAACTGGCCGCGACCCACGGCTCCGACCGGCTGCGCACCACCGTCGAGCAGAAGATGCTCATCCTCGACGTCGCGCAGGACCAGGTCGACTCCCTGGTCGCCGGGCTGGAGGCGCTGGACTTCCAGGTCACCCCCTCGCCGTTCCGGCGCGGCACGATGGCCTGCACCGGCATCGAGTTCTGCAAGCTCGCCATCGTCGAGACCAAGGGCCGGGGCTCCTGGCTCATCGACGAACTGGAGCGCCGGATGCCGGACTTCCAGGAGCCGGTCACCATCAACCTCAACGGCTGCCCCAACGCCTGCGCCCGTATCCAGGTCGCCGACATCGGCCTCAAGGGCCAGCTGGTCCTGGACGACGAGGGCAACCAGGTCGAGGGCTACCAGGTGCACCTGGGCGGCGCGCTGGGCCTGGAGCCCGGCTTCGGCCGCAAGGTCCGCGGGCTGAAGGTCACCGCCGACGAACTCCCCGACTACGTCGAGCGGGTGCTGCGCGCCTTCGAGGCGCAGCGCACCGACGGCGAGCGGTTCGCCCAGTGGGCGGCCCGTGCGGAAGAAGGAGCGCTGAAGTGA
- a CDS encoding phosphoadenylyl-sulfate reductase yields MTTATTAADLQQLAERAGRELEDAPALEILQWAAATFGARFCVTSSMEDAVVAHLAARARPGVDVVFLDTGYHFPETIGTRDAVAEVMDVNVRTLTPRQTVAEQDAEYGPKLHDRNPDLCCALRKVQPLEEGLAGYDAWATGLRRDESPTRANTPVVGWDPKRQKVKISPIARWTQADVDAYVSEHGVLTNPLLMDGYASVGCAPCTRQVLQGEDARAGRWAGSNKTECGLHG; encoded by the coding sequence GTGACCACCGCCACCACCGCAGCCGATCTTCAGCAGCTCGCCGAGCGGGCGGGCCGCGAACTGGAGGACGCCCCGGCCCTGGAGATCCTTCAATGGGCCGCCGCCACCTTCGGCGCGCGCTTTTGTGTGACCTCCTCCATGGAGGACGCGGTCGTCGCGCATCTGGCCGCACGGGCCCGGCCAGGCGTCGATGTGGTCTTCCTGGACACCGGCTACCACTTCCCCGAGACGATCGGGACCCGGGACGCGGTCGCCGAGGTGATGGACGTCAACGTCCGCACCCTGACGCCGCGGCAGACCGTGGCCGAGCAGGACGCCGAGTACGGGCCGAAGCTGCACGACCGCAACCCCGACCTGTGCTGCGCACTGCGCAAGGTCCAGCCCCTCGAAGAGGGTCTGGCCGGCTACGACGCCTGGGCGACGGGGCTGCGCCGGGACGAGTCGCCGACCCGGGCGAACACCCCCGTCGTCGGCTGGGACCCCAAGCGGCAGAAGGTCAAGATCTCACCGATCGCCCGCTGGACGCAGGCCGATGTGGACGCCTATGTGTCCGAGCACGGGGTGCTCACCAATCCGCTGCTGATGGACGGCTACGCCTCCGTCGGCTGTGCGCCCTGCACCCGGCAGGTGCTGCAGGGCGAGGACGCCAGAGCCGGCCGCTGGGCCGGCAGCAACAAGACCGAGTGCGGGCTGCACGGATGA
- the cysC gene encoding adenylyl-sulfate kinase, with product MTGATIWLTGLPSAGKTTLAHELAGRLRGEGHRVEVLDGDEIREFLSAGLGFSREDRHTNVQRIGFVAELLASNGVKALVPVIAPYADSREAVRKRHQAEGTAYLEVHVATPVDVCSERDVKGLYAKQAAGEISGLTGVDDPYEAPESPDLRIESHTQTVQESAAALHALLTERGVA from the coding sequence ATGACGGGCGCCACGATCTGGCTGACCGGGCTGCCGAGCGCGGGCAAGACGACCCTCGCGCACGAGCTGGCCGGCCGGCTGCGCGGCGAGGGCCACCGTGTCGAGGTGCTCGACGGCGACGAGATCCGCGAGTTCCTCTCCGCGGGCCTCGGCTTCAGCCGCGAGGACCGGCACACCAACGTCCAGCGCATCGGCTTCGTCGCCGAGCTGCTGGCCAGCAACGGCGTCAAGGCGCTGGTGCCGGTGATCGCGCCGTACGCGGACAGCCGGGAGGCGGTGCGAAAGCGCCACCAGGCCGAGGGCACCGCCTACCTGGAGGTGCATGTGGCCACCCCCGTCGACGTCTGCTCCGAGCGGGATGTGAAGGGCCTGTACGCCAAACAGGCGGCCGGCGAGATCTCCGGGCTGACCGGCGTGGACGACCCGTACGAGGCTCCCGAGTCGCCCGATCTGCGCATCGAGTCGCACACCCAGACCGTGCAGGAGTCCGCGGCGGCGCTGCACGCGCTGCTCACCGAAAGGGGCGTCGCATGA